The Sorangiineae bacterium MSr11954 DNA segment CGCACATCCGGCTGGAGCTGCGCGTCACCAACCGCCGCATCAACCTCATCGAGGAGGAGATCGACGTGGCGCTGCGCGTGCGCGCGGCGGGCGACGAAGATCCGCACCTGATCACGCGAAAGGTACGGCCCTCGCGCGCCCTGGTGGTGGGCTCGCCCCAGCTGCTCGAGGAGCACCCGCCCATCGAGGCGCCGGGGGATTTGAGCCGCTTGCCCGCCCTTCACTTCGGCGGGCCGTCGCCCGCCCTGCACTGGGTGCTTCAGCGCGCGAGCGGGGAGACGGCCACCATCACGTACGACCCGTGTTTCTTCGCGGACGACTTCGTGGTCTTGAAGAACGCCGCGCTCGAGAGCGCCGGGATCACCCTGCTGCCCGAGATCACGTGCCGCAACGAGCTCGCCCAAGGTCGCTTGGTGGAGGTGCTGCCGGGTTGGTACCAGGACACCGGGATCCTGCAAGCCGTGTATCCGACCCGGCGCGGGCTCTCGCCGGCCGTACGCGCATTCATCGACTTCGTGATGACCGAGGTCGGGGGCGCCGCGAGAGCAAAGGGCCGCGCGCCGACGACAGCACGATGAGGGGAGCCTCGGTGGGGCATCCGACCCGGAACGGGAACCAATTTCCGAAGCCCGCGGTCGTGTAGAGGCGCGAGCCCCCGCGGCCGTACCCGCCCCAGAGGTAGCCATCGGGCCACAGCGGCTCGAAGGCGCTCTTGCCGTTGGCGCCGATTTGGCCGCCGTGGGTGTGGCCCGACAATGTCAGCTCGATCCCGCGGCGCGCGGCGATATCGAACGCGTCCGGCCGATGCGACAAAAGGAGCCGGAACGCGTCGCTTGGTGAACCGCGCATCGCGCGCTCCACGGAGCCCTCGAGAAAGGGGTGGATGTCCGCGCGGATGATCACGGGATCGTTCGCGCCGCCCACATAGAGGCGCGCGTCGCCCACGCGAAGCTCGGCGCCTTCGTCGACCAAGAGGGGCACCGGGCTGCGATCGTAGATGGGCCGCGTGACGCGGATATCGTGGATGTATTCATGGTTGCCCAGGCTCGCGAGCACGCCGTGGGCGGCGCGAAACTGGTGCGCGAGCGCGAGCGCCGGGCCGAGCTGGCGGACATCGTCGGCGACGTCGCCCGTGAACACGATGAGGTCGGGCCGGTGTTCGGAGGTGTCGAGCTGCTCGAAGAGGAGCTCGAGATCGGCGAGCTGCTTGGCCGGGCCGAGGTGCAAGTCGCTGAGCTGCAAGATGCGAAAGCCCTCCAGATCCGGGTGGAGCTTTGGAAAGACGACGGGCACGGTGCGGATCGCGGTGGGCCGCTGTCCCTCGGAGAAGCCGCGAAACACGGTGGCGGCGGCGGCCGCGGGGGCGAGCGCCGTCACCGCTGTCACCACCGCGCGGCGCGGGAGGAGCTTCACGCCGTCCTCCGGGGTCCCGCGCGCCTTCTTTCGGAGGAGGGCCCACGCCATCACGGCGCGCAGGAGAGCGGCCGCGGGGAGGCTCGCCACCACGGCCGTGACGAAGAGGAGCCCCACCGAGGCCGTGGCCATGCCCCAAAATGAAACGGCGTAGTTTACGCCGGAGACCGCCCACGCGCCGTGCGCTACCAGCAACGCGGCGCACACGAGCGCATAGGCGATCCGAATGCTGCGCTGCCGCCACGAAGAGCGAAGCAAGAAGCGAAGAAAGACGCCGCCGAACAGCGCGACGAGGAGGGCGAGCTGGAACGATTGCTCGAGCGGCAAGTACGGGTGCATGGGCGTTCCTTTCGCATCTTAGAGGGAGTCGATCTCGGCGCGGAGGACCGCCTCGGCGTGCTCGTCGTCGCTGCGCCGCTTGAAGCGGATCGCCACCAGCCCGAGGCCCACGGCGGTCGCGAGGCTCAGTAGCCCCACGCCGATGTAGACGCCGCGCGTCTTGTCCGCGCGCGGGGCGAGCTCGCCCTCGATGCCTTGCTCGTCGCGGATGGCGCGCGTGGCGCGAAGCACCACGGCGGGTCCGTCCCAACGCGCCCCCAGGGCTCTTCCTTCTTTCAGCGCATCACGGTACGCCGCGTGGGAGAAGTCGCCGAGGGTGATGGCCATGGCGCTGGCGCGCGATCGGGGATCGAGCGAGGCGCGGGGCTCGAACGTGAGCTCGGCGTTGCCGAAGGCGACGATCTGCGGCAGGTCGCCGTCGAGGAGCGGGGGCGTGAGCTTGGCGGAGGTGCCGCGGCCCTCGTTGCGCGTGCGGATGGAGAACCGCAGCGAGGTCCATGGATCGAGGGCCCGCGGGGCGACGGCCACCCCTGCGATGCGGCCGTCCCGTTCGATCGGGCGCACATCGGCGCGGGGGTCGAGGAAGGTCGAGCCGGCGGGCAGCGGGTAGGCGAACTTCACGGCCACCCAGGCGCCGTTCGGCAGGACCTTTGGGTCGCAGCGCGCGGTGGTGTCCCAGACCAAGTCGCCCTCGGCACCGAGGTTGGCCAGGTGGACCGCCGCGCGGCACTCCGCGGCGATAACGGGCTCCGTGCTGTTGGCGGCCATCCCGTCCGCCGCGATCGCGCCTGCGGCCATCATTGCGCGCTCTCCTGCTCGTGAAGCTCGTGCATCTCGTGAAGGCCGTCGACGCCGCGCTCGATGGGGGTCCGCTGCGGTAGGATCGGCGTCGAGATCGACGCGAGCTGGAAGAGCGCCGCGCCCTGCAAGAGCAAGAGCAGCGCCACGGGCGCGACGAAGCTGGTCCACGCGCCGTTGGTGTGCAGCTTGACGAGCACCCGCAGGAAAATGGCGAAGGAGACCGCGATGGCCACCCCGGCCGAGACCAGCGCCACCACCGGCCCCGCCCACACGCTGGAGTACTGATAGAGCGCCACGATGGGCGCGGACAGCGCCAGAACGAGCGCCCCCGTGAACGTGGCGGCGGCGTGACCGAGCACCAAGTTCGAGGGCCGCCCGCGGCTCGACGTCAAGCGATACACCAGAAACCCCAGCGGCAAGGCGGCCACGATGGAGGCCAGCAAAAGGAGGGGCACCTTGAGGGCGCTCTCGAGCCCGATGTGCCCCGCCCGGCTCCCCGCGGCGATGCCCCAGATGGCCGCGAGCCCCATCGACGCCAGAAATGCCACCGACGAAAGAAAGACGCGCTGCGCACGCCCGAGCTCCAGGGGGGCATCACCCCGCGAGGGACCTACCACTTCGACCAATTTTGAAATCGCATGCATGGTGCAACCTCCTGGTCCATCACCGTGCATCCGCCCCATGAACCGCCTGCGCACACCGTTCGAACCGGCGATGAAACGGGTGTGAAAATGGTGTGAACGCGTCCGCGAGCGCGGCGATGTCCGCGAAACGCCTCCGCGCGCGCGCCGACCTCCGCGAAACGCCTCCGCGACCGCGGCGATCTCCGCGAAACGCCTCTGCGAGCGCGGCGACCTCCGCGAACGCCTCCGCGAGCGCGGCGATCTCCGCGAAACGCCTCCGCGACCGCGGCGATGTCCGCGAAACGCCTCCGCGAGCGCGGCGCGTTCGGCGTGAACGCTACCGGACCAACCGCGGCAACCGCACCTCGAACGTCGTCCCCTCCCCCGCCGCCGCACGCACGGTGACCTGGCCCCCGTGCGCCTCCGCCACCGCCTTGACCAGCGACAGCCCGAGCCCCGTTCCACGACGGCTCCCCCGCGTCGTAAAGAAGCGGTCGAACACGCGCGGCAAATCCCCCGCAGCAACCCCGGGCCCATCGTCGTGAACGGCCACGATGACCTCCCCGCTGGTCTGCCCGATCACGACCCCCACGTGCCCGCCGTCTCCCGCAAACGACGCGGCGTTCTCGAGCAGCTCACGAAACAGCGCGTCCAGCCGATGCACCACCCCCCGCACCCGCGCGGGCGGCGAGCCCGCCTCGATCTCCTTCGAGACGAAGGTCACCCGCGTGTACCGCGGATCGTCGCGCAAGCTCTCCACCAGCCCCGTCACCAGCGCCCCCAGCTCGACCTCGGAGCGCTCCTCGTTGGGCATCCCCGCCTCCGCCCGCGCCAGCTCGAGGAACTGCGTCACCAAGCGATCGAGCTTGGTCGTGCTATCCCGGAGCACCCGCGACAGACGCTCGGCCCGCGCCGGATCGATCGCGCTCTCGGCCAACGTGTCGGCGGCCGCACGCACGGCGGCCAGCGGATTTTTCAGCTCGTGCACCAAGTCGGCCACGAACGCCTCGTTGTCGGCGCGTTTCTTTCCCAGCGCCACGAGCAGCGCGTTGAACGCGTCGGCCAGCACCCCCACCTCGTCGTGCCGCTCCGGGAGGAGCGTGCCCTTGGGGCTCTCCGCCGCCGCCTTGGCCAGCGCTTGCTGCCGCAGCTGCTCGATCGGGCGCACCACGCGTCGCCCCATGTAAAACGCCAGCACGATGGCCAGCGGCAGGATCACCATGGTGAGCTTCAGCAGGTGCGCGCGAAGCACGTACACCTCCTGGACCGCCCGCCACGAGCTCATTTGCACGTGCACGATCCGCGTCTTTCCCTCCCCCGCCGAGGCACCCGTGCGCGAAATGGCGATCGCCTGGCACAAAACGAGCGGAAGATAGTCGCACGCCACATACCAGCCCGCGCGCTTGGCCTCGAGCACATCGGGGCGCACCAGCATCGGCCCCAGCTGCTCGTCGAACTCGCGCGCCGTCGTACCGTCCTTGGCGCCGAAGACGAACGACTCCACGCGGCTCTCGGCGTCGCCCGGAGAGTCGGCGTCGACGTCGAACACCGCCGCGCCGTTCTCGTCCAAGATGCGGAGCCGCACCTTGCGCGCGCGCGCCACCCGCGAAAGCTCGGAGGCGGGCGCGTCCTCCTCGATGGCCCGCTTCGCCTCCTCGGCCGCGTCGCGAACGGTGCCCCACATGCGCCCTGGCACCTGGCGATCCACCAGGCTCCACGCGAACACGAGCATCGACGGCGCCAGCGCCACGAGCACGATGGCGGCCATCACCCGCAGACGCAGCGAAAAGCGGCGCCGCTGGCGGGGCAGGACCAAGAGCTCGTTCACGAGCGCACGGCGCGAAAGCGGTAGCCCGCGCCCACCACCGTCTCGATGGCATCGAACGCCGGATCGATCGCCTCCAGCTTGCGCCGCAGACGCCGGACGTACGTGTCGATGATGCGCTCCACCACCACCGAATCATCCCCGCGCACGATCTCGAGCAGCCGATCGCGCGACAGCACGATGCCCGGCTTTCGGGCGAACGCCTCGAGCATCCGAAACTCGGTGAGGGTCAACGCCAGCGAGGTGCCTCGAAACCGGGCCTCGATCCGCTCCGGATCGATCACCAGCTCGCCCGCGCGGAGCTCCACCGCCCCCGGAGCGTCGCGCGCAACGGGGCCGGGCGCGTCTCTTCGGCGCAGGGCATCGCGGCGCAAGAGCGCGGTCACGCGGGCCAGAAGGATGCGCGTGCTGAACGGCTTGGCGATGTAGTCGTCGGCGCCCAGCTCGAGGCCGAGCGCCTCGTCGATCTCATTGTCGCGCGAGGTCAAGAGGAGGATCGGCACCGGATCGCCCTGCGCGCGAAGCTTGCGGCACAGGGCAAAGCCATCGAGCCGCGGCATGTTCACGTCGCTCACGATGGCGTCGGGCCGATCGCGCGCCGCGGCGCCGAGACCATCCACGCCGTCGATCGCCGTGGTCACCGCGTGGCCGGCGTCGGCGAAGGCCATGGTGAGCACCTCGAGCAGCGCTTCATCGTCGTCGACCAAAAGGATGCGCGACATATCGCGCGTAGTTTATCCGGATTGCGCCTTCGTGCAGAGATCCGAGGACTGACCGGGTTTTCCGGCCTTCTGAACCGTCCGGCACTCGTACTGCGGACGGCACGATCCCGGCTCGTTGGCGTTGCACATGGGGAGGCAGTAGCCTCCGGACTTGCCGAAGTCCGCACAGAACGACTCCGCGCGGCCCGGCTCCGACGGGCAGCTGTCGGTGCATGGAGACATGCACATCCCGCCCGGGAAGTTCGTATTGCAAATGGCGTTGGGCGCGCTGCACTCCGCGTCGCGGGTGCACGCGTCGCCGATCCACCCGCCCTGGGTGCTGACCGAGGGCCTGGGCCCGATGTACTGCAAAAACTCCGAGTAGTTCTGCCAGATGTTCCAGAAGAGCCACGCGTCGCTCTTGCCCACGCCCACCGCGGGATCCTCCTGGTAGAGCGCGGCCGTGGATGCATCTTTCGGCGTGACCTTCTGATGGTCGAGGGTGACCGAGAGCTTACCGGGCCCCCACCCGCCTGCCGTTGCCCCCTTGGACGCGATCTGATCGAGATCCTGACGAAGCCTGTTCGCCAGACACGTCGCCTGCCGATCGAACCCGGCCAACGACGCATCGCACGTATCGCCGCCGGCGCACCCGCAACGAAAGACGTATTCGACCCGCGACGGCGGAAACGGATAAAACTGCGTGCCCACCAGCCCTTGCAGCGCTTGCGCGCGCACCAAGAGCACGAAGGGGTTGATGCGGCTGGCGATGGCGGCGCGGTAGAGGGCGTCGGAGGCGCGGACGCCGTTCGACTGGTACGTCGCCAAAAAGCTCGGCCGGCGATACGGCGTGCGCTCCAAGAACGTTTGAAGGGCCGCGGCGTCGAAGGCCTCCGCGTCTTGGAGCACCTCGGGCGACATGATGGAGTTCGCGTCGAACGTGACGTCCTTCGGGGTCACGAAGTCGCTGGCCTGCAGCAGCGACTCCTCCGACGATTTGGCGCAGCCGGCCGAGAGCACGCTCGAGGCGCACATGAGCGCAAGTCCAGAAAGGAGAAGACGATGGCGACCTATCACGACCAAGAACGATGCCGCGACCCGCCCCCGGGTGCCGGCGGCGGCAGACGTCCTAGCCGAAGCGCCCCCCCTCATTCGACGCTCTACCGCGTATGGATGGGGAGCTGCCGCCACGCGGCGCCCCCACGGTTGTCGTGCGCGACGATGACCATCGTTCCGGACACCGGCTCGTTCGAGG contains these protein-coding regions:
- a CDS encoding LysR family transcriptional regulator, with protein sequence MHDLNDLYLFAQVIEKGGFSKAAKFLGVPKSRVSRRVAELETRLGVLLLQRTTRRIALTDVGRNYYEQCQAMVSAAKAAEESVNLSGEPRGHLRVSAPLSVAQHDLGPHLGKFVRAYPHIRLELRVTNRRINLIEEEIDVALRVRAAGDEDPHLITRKVRPSRALVVGSPQLLEEHPPIEAPGDLSRLPALHFGGPSPALHWVLQRASGETATITYDPCFFADDFVVLKNAALESAGITLLPEITCRNELAQGRLVEVLPGWYQDTGILQAVYPTRRGLSPAVRAFIDFVMTEVGGAARAKGRAPTTAR
- a CDS encoding metallophosphoesterase, whose translation is MHPYLPLEQSFQLALLVALFGGVFLRFLLRSSWRQRSIRIAYALVCAALLVAHGAWAVSGVNYAVSFWGMATASVGLLFVTAVVASLPAAALLRAVMAWALLRKKARGTPEDGVKLLPRRAVVTAVTALAPAAAAATVFRGFSEGQRPTAIRTVPVVFPKLHPDLEGFRILQLSDLHLGPAKQLADLELLFEQLDTSEHRPDLIVFTGDVADDVRQLGPALALAHQFRAAHGVLASLGNHEYIHDIRVTRPIYDRSPVPLLVDEGAELRVGDARLYVGGANDPVIIRADIHPFLEGSVERAMRGSPSDAFRLLLSHRPDAFDIAARRGIELTLSGHTHGGQIGANGKSAFEPLWPDGYLWGGYGRGGSRLYTTAGFGNWFPFRVGCPTEAPLIVLSSARGPLLSRRPRPRSSRSR
- a CDS encoding HAMP domain-containing histidine kinase produces the protein MNELLVLPRQRRRFSLRLRVMAAIVLVALAPSMLVFAWSLVDRQVPGRMWGTVRDAAEEAKRAIEEDAPASELSRVARARKVRLRILDENGAAVFDVDADSPGDAESRVESFVFGAKDGTTAREFDEQLGPMLVRPDVLEAKRAGWYVACDYLPLVLCQAIAISRTGASAGEGKTRIVHVQMSSWRAVQEVYVLRAHLLKLTMVILPLAIVLAFYMGRRVVRPIEQLRQQALAKAAAESPKGTLLPERHDEVGVLADAFNALLVALGKKRADNEAFVADLVHELKNPLAAVRAAADTLAESAIDPARAERLSRVLRDSTTKLDRLVTQFLELARAEAGMPNEERSEVELGALVTGLVESLRDDPRYTRVTFVSKEIEAGSPPARVRGVVHRLDALFRELLENAASFAGDGGHVGVVIGQTSGEVIVAVHDDGPGVAAGDLPRVFDRFFTTRGSRRGTGLGLSLVKAVAEAHGGQVTVRAAAGEGTTFEVRLPRLVR
- a CDS encoding response regulator transcription factor — its product is MSRILLVDDDEALLEVLTMAFADAGHAVTTAIDGVDGLGAAARDRPDAIVSDVNMPRLDGFALCRKLRAQGDPVPILLLTSRDNEIDEALGLELGADDYIAKPFSTRILLARVTALLRRDALRRRDAPGPVARDAPGAVELRAGELVIDPERIEARFRGTSLALTLTEFRMLEAFARKPGIVLSRDRLLEIVRGDDSVVVERIIDTYVRRLRRKLEAIDPAFDAIETVVGAGYRFRAVRS